A window of the Fuscovulum sp. genome harbors these coding sequences:
- a CDS encoding SDR family NAD(P)-dependent oxidoreductase, which yields MREFRGKRYWLVGASEGLGLALAQRLSNAGAELVLSARSGDRLAEAIALLPGRAIPVPVDVASTESVRKAAAQIGEVDGVVFLAGVYWPTKAQEWDADAVETMCNVNLTGCARVMGAVMPQMVARGTGHIVITGSLSGFRGLPGAIGYCASKAGTMSLAESMYCDLRGTGIDVQLCNPGFIKTRLTDKNDFNMPQIMEPGQAAQVMFEHMTTDHFSNSFPVPFAWLFRLSQFLPDWAYYRLFAPK from the coding sequence ATGAGAGAATTTCGCGGCAAACGCTATTGGCTGGTTGGCGCATCCGAGGGGCTGGGTCTGGCTCTCGCTCAACGCCTGTCCAATGCCGGGGCCGAACTGGTGCTGTCCGCCCGATCCGGCGACCGGCTGGCCGAAGCGATTGCGCTACTGCCGGGGCGGGCAATCCCCGTGCCGGTGGATGTGGCATCCACCGAATCCGTCCGAAAGGCAGCAGCCCAGATTGGCGAGGTGGACGGTGTGGTGTTCCTCGCCGGCGTTTACTGGCCCACCAAGGCGCAGGAGTGGGATGCCGACGCGGTGGAGACCATGTGCAACGTCAACCTGACCGGTTGCGCCCGTGTCATGGGCGCGGTGATGCCGCAGATGGTGGCGCGCGGCACTGGCCATATCGTGATCACCGGATCACTGTCGGGCTTTCGCGGCCTGCCGGGGGCGATCGGCTATTGCGCGTCAAAGGCGGGGACGATGTCGCTGGCGGAATCGATGTATTGCGATCTGCGCGGCACGGGGATTGACGTTCAGCTGTGCAATCCCGGCTTCATCAAGACACGCCTGACCGACAAGAACGATTTCAATATGCCCCAGATCATGGAACCGGGTCAGGCAGCGCAGGTCATGTTCGAACACATGACCACCGACCACTTTTCCAACAGTTTCCCGGTGCCTTTTGCCTGGCTGTTCCGCCTGTCACAGTTCCTGCCTGATTGGGCCTATTATCGGCTGTTCGCGCCGAAATAA
- a CDS encoding DUF3833 domain-containing protein, which yields MTPLLSLLLGVGLTILLIVAKSRFIGFRTQQPADLAQSGPRFDLRTHLSGPILCEGVIYGPTGRVASRFVAQMEGVWDGNAGVLKERFQYDSGRVQDREWRLFLSNDGSIRAEADDVVGPGTGRVEGAGVQLRYRIKLDEEAGGHVLNVTDWMYLMENGTIMNRSQFTKFGITVAELVATIRRVPA from the coding sequence ACCCCTGCTGTCGCTGCTTCTTGGCGTTGGGCTGACGATCCTGCTGATCGTGGCGAAATCCCGTTTCATCGGCTTTCGTACCCAGCAACCCGCTGATCTGGCGCAAAGTGGCCCGCGCTTTGATCTGCGCACGCACCTGTCCGGCCCCATCCTCTGCGAAGGGGTGATCTATGGCCCGACCGGCCGCGTCGCATCGCGCTTTGTGGCACAGATGGAGGGGGTGTGGGATGGCAATGCCGGCGTTCTGAAGGAGCGGTTCCAGTATGACTCCGGCCGCGTGCAGGATCGGGAATGGCGACTGTTCCTGTCAAATGACGGGTCGATCAGGGCCGAGGCGGATGATGTTGTCGGCCCCGGCACAGGCCGGGTCGAAGGGGCGGGCGTGCAATTGCGTTATCGCATCAAGCTGGATGAAGAGGCGGGTGGTCACGTGCTGAACGTGACCGACTGGATGTATCTGATGGAAAACGGAACCATCATGAACCGCAGCCAGTTCACCAAATTCGGCATCACCGTGGCGGAACTGGTCGCCACCATTCGCCGGGTTCCGGCATGA